CTTGTTTACGCGGCGGTGGGCGCGCCCGCTTCCCTCCAGGCCACGCGCACGCCTGAAACGGTTCCCGAATTGGTTCAACACCTGAAAACCAGTCCCGGCGATGCCGCTGCCTGGCGCCGGCTGGCACGGGCCTACGAGTCGGCGCAGCGCTTCAATGAGGCGGTCGAGGCCTATCGGCAGCTGGTCAAGCTGACACCGGGCGATGCCGATGCCTTGCTGGACTATGCGGTGACCCTGGCCATGAGCGGCAACCAGCAGCTCGGCGGTGAGCCGGAACAACTGATACAGCAGGCCCTGACTTTGGCGCCGCAGAACGTGCAGGCACTGGCTCTGGCCGGCAGCGTTCGCTTCGAGCGCCAGGACTATGCCGGCGCGGTGGCACTGTGGCGGCAGGTGCTGCTGCATGCGCCTGCGGACTCGCCCGTTGCGGCGGCCATCGCCGACAGCATCGCCAGGGCCGAGTCGCTGGCGGGCGTGCCAAAGCGGGGGCAGGGCGATAAATCCTGATGTGGGCGCGTCCTGCGCAGCTTGAGATGTGCTTCTTTATTGATAGCTACTCACGCCCGTCCATATTGCGCTAGAGGCAAAAAAAGCTTAAAAATTGTAACTGCTCAGCTCATGCGGCGGGCTGATGCAAGGCTTGAGGGCTTGGCGAAGTCCTGTGCTTGATTTGTGGTTGGGTTGGCTTTTCGTGGTTGGGCTGGCCGGGAGTCGCCCGGCGGCGACTCACTTTTCTTTGCTTCGCCAAAGAAAAGTAAGCAAAAGAAAGGCGACCCTACTGTCCGCGACCCCTACGCTTCGCTACGGGGCACCCTGCGGTGCTCAGTCCAGCCGGGGTCTCGTGCAAACTCGGCTATCGCCTCAAACAAGCACGAGCCCTGATCCGTCTGGCCTTCCGCTCCTCAGCGCTGACAGAAGGGGTGGGGTCGGGGAAAAAAACCAATACCAATACAAACAGCCCAACAGCCGAATACGCAGAACGCGCCATGCGCGCTCTGCTCCCCGATTCCGAATCCGAATCCGAATCCGATCCAAACCCGTCCTGGCCGGGCCTGTGCTGCGCCAGAAAAGCGGGATCAGGGCCGCGCGCTGTTTGAGCGCAGCGAGTTTGCGCGGACCCCCGCTTTTCTGGCGCAGCGCAGGTTGCCCGAAGCGAAGCGTAGGGACCCGGACTGCGGGTCGCCTTTCTTTTGCTTACTTTTCTTTGGCGAAGCAAAGAAAAGTGAGTTGCCGCCGGGCAACCCCCGGCCAGCCCAACCACGAAGAGCCAACCCAGCAACCCAGCAACCAAGCAACCAAGCAAGCAACCGCCGATGAAAAGCAACAACCCACGCAAGACCAGAACCCCTGAGCAGTTACTAAAAAATTCGCGCCGCAACACTAAAAAAGGCCCGGCACCTTGCGGTCGCCAGGCCTGACAGGCTGCCTTTTTCTCAATTCACGGCAAAGCAGTAAAGCAGGCCCGCGCCGCCGGTGCTCACCAGGTTGTCCTGTCCACAACCCCGGCTGCGGTGCGTCGAATTCCAGGAAGTGTTGCCGCCGCCGGTGCGGTCGAAGTGGCCCAATTGCGCGGAGCCATCCGGCGCGCTGCTGGTGTAGTTTTTGCAGGTGTGGTCCGCGTCGTCGGTGTAGGCGCGCCCGTCGGGCTGCGAGCCGGTCAGGATGTCGTGCTCGTTGGGCTTGTCGCCCGCGCGCTTGACGGGCTCATTCTTTTCGGAAAAGGCCGTGGCCCAGCTCAGGTTGTTGCCCAGGCGCGCCGTCTCCAGGGTGTCGCCATGAAGATGGGCCAGATCCTTGGCCACCACCGCGCCACGGGTGTTGTACCAAGGGCCCTGGCCAATCCGGTCGCGCGCATTGACCGCAGTCTGACCACCGCCGGCCTGGGTGCTCAGGTAGGCATGCCAGGTCTTGTTGCCCGCGCCAACGGCGCTGGCCAGCTTCTGGCAATGGGCGTCGGCTCCCGCCAGACCACCGAGGTCGGCGCCCTTGCCGGCGCCTTGGCTGGTGATAAAGAAGCTGAAGAGTTTGGCCGCTTCAGCGGCTGACACCGGGGCCGGAGGAGGAGGATTGGCCGATTGGGCCAGTGCGAACAGCGGGACGGCTGCCACGGCAGCGAACACCCAGGCGGCAGTGCGCGTTTTGGATGCCTTGAATCGGGAAGTCTTGAAAGAAGGAGTCATGGGCGCTTATCTTCAGAAGAAGGAATGGTTGAGGTTGAAGGTGGGTTGGTGAGAAAAAATGGGCGAATCAATCAGGCTGCGAGCGCCAGGGCCGTGGCAGGGTCTTCGACGTGCGGCTCGTGGCTGAACTCGCTCAGAACGTCGTCCTTGATGGCGGCGAAGTCGTAGCTGCCACGGTCGCGCGTGCGCCCCAGCGGCACATCGACGATGCGCTTGATGCGGCCTGGGCGGGGCTGCATCACCACGATGCGATCCCCCAGGAAGACGGCCTCCTCGACATCGTGCGTCACCAGGATGGCGGTGATGCCTTCAGCCTGCCAGATGCGCTGCAACTCCTGCTGCAGGTGCGAGCGGGTCAGGGCATCCAGGGCGCCGAAAGGCTCGTCGAGCAGCAATACTTCCGGGCGATTGACCAGCGCGCGGGCAATCGCCACGCGTTGCGACATGCCGCCGGATAACTGGTAGGGGTAGGCTTTCTCGAAGCCCTTCAGGCCAACCAGATTGATGTGTTCCTGCACGCTCTTGTTCTTGGCCGCCTGTGTGCCGGGCGCGTTGAGCAGGCCCAGGCTGATGTTCTGTTCGGCCGTGAGCCAGGGAAAGAGCCGGTGCTCCTGGAACACGATGCCCCGGTCCAGGCTGGTGCCGTTGATGGGTTTGCCGTCCAGCAGTATCTGGCCTGCGTAGCCGCTCTCCAGCCCGATCAGCAGGCGCAGCAGCGTGGATTTGCCGCAGCCGCTGGAGCCGACGATGCTGATGAATTCGCCGGGCCGGATGGACAGGGAAATGTTTTCCAGAACCTTGAGCGGCTTGCCCTTGACTTCGTAATACTTGTTGAGGTTCTTGATCTCGATGGTGCCGGCTTGGGGCATGGCGGGGCTTCTTTCAAAAGAGGTGAACAGGGTGTGACAGCAATGGTGTTTGGGAAGTCAGCGCGCCGGGGCGCGCCAGCGCAGCAGGCGGTTTTCACCTGCGGCCGCAATGCGGTTAAAGACGTTGCCGACCAGGCCGATGGCCAGCAGGCCAAAGATGATCAATTCCACGTTGAAGGCCATGCGGCCCTTGAAGACGATGTTGCCGATGCCCTGTCCGTCGTTGACCAGCAGGTACTCCGCGCCTATGGTGGCCAGCCAGGCGTAGATCAGGCCCAGGCGCAGCCCGGCCAGGATTTGCGGCGAGGCGGCCGGCAGGATCAGCCTGAAGAACACCTGCGCCGGGGTGAAGCCATAGACGCGGGCGACTTCGGCATGCGCCCGGCTCACGCCGCGCACGCCTTCGAGCGTGCCCAGCACCACCGGGTAAAAAGCCGAAAAACTGATGAAGATGATCTTGGACAGCTCACCCGTGCCCACCAGCGCCGACAGCAGCGGCAGCCAGGCAAACAGCGAGATCTGGCGCGCGGTGTGAAACGTCGGGCCAATGACCTTGTCGGCCAGGTGCGAGACGCCGATCAGCGCGCCCACGGCGATGCCAGCGAGCGCGCCCAGCGTGAAGCCGGACAGGTCGCGCCACAGGCTCAGGCCGATGCCGAGGTAAAAACTGCCATTGGCCAGCTCTTTCAGGCCCTGGGCCACGACGCCGGCTGGCGGCACGATCAGTTTGGTGTTGACCAGATTCAGCGCGGTGACGGCGTACCAGACGATCACGAAGGCGATGGGCAACACCAGCCCACGCCAGTCGAAGGCGGTTTTACTGTCTGATGTGGCCGATGCGGTGTCGGCTGATGAGATGGATGCGGATGCGGTGTCGGACATGGCGTTTCCCTGCAGTCAAAAAGCCGAACGGCGCCAGCCTTGCAGGCGCGACTCGATCAGGCGCAGGCCCAGCTCGATGACGATGCCGACCACGCCGATGGCCAGCATGGCCACGATCACCATGTCGATCTGGCTGAGCGAGCGGCTGTAGGCCATGAAAAAGCCCAGCCCTTCGCTGGACGACAGCAGCTCGACAAAGATGACGGAAATCCAGGCCTGCATCACGCCCTGGCGCAGACCCGTGAACAGGCTGGGCGCGGCGGCGGGCAGCACGATGCGGTGGATGATCTGCAAAGCGCTGAACTGGTAAACCCGCCCGACTTCGAGCAGGGCCTGCGGAATGTTGGCAATGCCGCTGAGCGTGCTCAATGCCACCGGAACGACCACCGCGATGGACACGGCCGTCACTTTCAGGGCTTCCTCGATGCCGACAAAGATGATCAGCAGCGGAATCCAGCCCAGAACGGGCAACTGGGCCAGCACATCGAAGGTGGGAAAAACGTAAGCCTTGAAAGTGCGCGACAGGCCCATGCCAAAGCCCAGAATCAAACCCGCCGAGCCGCCGATCAGCAGGCTCCAGGCAACGCGCGCGGCGCTGAACTTGACGTGGTCCAGTAACTCGCCCGATGCCAGCACATCTTTCAGCGATTCCCAGACAAAGGCCGGCGGCGGCAATATCTGCTCGGCCACCCAGTGGCGCTCGGTGGCGATCCACCACAGCGCAAACAGCAGGGCAGGCAGGATCAGGCCGAGCAGCAGCGTGTGCACTGCCTTCAGGCCGGCCTTGGCGGCACCCAGCGCATGCCGATGCCAGCGGGCCGGCTCGGCTCGCGCAAAGGAAGCAGGAAAGACGTTGATATCGGCGGTGGATGCGCTCATGGCACTGACTCCAGTAGTTTCTCAGATGGCCACCGGCTGGGCGCCGATGGCCGATTCGCTTGGGGGCTTGGCTCTTCAGGCCGCGATGAACTTGCCCGCCGCGTCCTGCGTGGGCCAGTAGTTCTCCAGCTTCAGCTCGCGCAGGGCGTTGTTGAGGTACTTGGGTTCGATCCAGCCGTCCAGGCTGACCGGCCTGCGGGTCAGCTTGTACTTCTTGGTTTCCTCGATGGACTTGTTGATTGCCGCCAGGTAGTAGTCGTCCAGCAGTGGGTTGATGCGCCTGCGCAGATCCTTGACGCGGTCCCAGCTGTTTTTGTTGTCGATGTAGGTGCTGGTGCCCGAGCGTGTCCACAGCTGGTACTGCGTCTCGCGGTTGGCTTCCTGGGTACTCCAGTGCGCCACCTTCACCAAGCGGGTCACGATGCGCTGCACGATGTCCGGGTACTGCTGCTCAAAGGCCTCGCCCACCCAGACCGAGCCGGGCGCGTTGATGGCCGGGTCGTCGAAGATTTCGGCCACGCGCTTGGCCACGCCGCGCGCCTCCAGGCCGAACGGGGATTCGATGGCGCCGGCAATGTCGCCCGTGGCCAGAGAGGCCACGCGGTCGTCGCGGATCTGGCTGATGATGCGGAACTCTTTTTCCGGATCGTTGAAGCCGTACTTGGCCAGCACGCGGTACAGCGTCAGCTGGCCTGCCGTGCCTTTTTGCACCGACAGCGTCTTGCCCTTGAGGTCAGCGACCGACTTGGCGGGGGACGATGCCGGTGTCACCACGTACACGTCGCCGCCCCGGCCCGATGACAGCAGGATCTTGTGCTTCAGGCCGGTCGAGCGGCCCACGATCAGCGGCAGGTCGCCGTGGCCGAAGCAGAAGTCCAGCAGGCCGTTGGCATAGGACTCATTGAGGGCCGGGCCGGCACCGACGAAGTATTTCCACTCGATCTTGATGCCCTCCGCGGCGAATTCCTGTTCGATCTCGCCGCGAAAGACGGCGTTGGCGGGAAAGCCCGAGCTGGGCAGGGGACGACCGCCGGTGCCGGCACCGGGAAAACCGATGCGGATGGTGGTGGGTTTGCCGGCCGCGCGGGCCTGGCCGCTCAGGCCGATGAGGGCGGGGGCGCCCAGCCCTGCAAGCAGGGCCGAATTGAATGAACGACGTTTCATGGGTGTACTCCGGAGTCGGTATAGGGGTTAGAAAGTGGCGTTCAGCAGGGCCTGGATGGCGTTGACCGAAGCCGGCTTGTCCGCCGTCGGCGCAGCGCCGCCGAGCTGGTTGCGGATGTGCTTGTAGTTGATCTGGAACTTGGTGGTTTCGGCAAAGAACACATTCAGGCCCAGCGTGGCGACGAACACCTTGTCATTGACGACCAAGCCGCTGCGGTTGGGGTTCCAGTCGTCAAACCGGATGAAGGTCTGGAAGGACTTGGGCCAGTAATCGTCGAATTTGCCTTGCTGCTTGGAGCTGGCGAGGAACTGCTCGCCCCAGGTATAGCCAAAGTTGATGTACTGGCCCATGCTGCGCTGGTAGCTGTCGGGGCTGGCGGGGCTGGCCGTCAGCAACTCCTGTTTGCCGTAAGCCCGTTCATAGGCCACCGAGTAGGGCAGATGGGTCCAGTTGACATCTACGCCATAGCGGTCGTAATGGCCTTTCCTGGTGGCTACGGTGGTGGCTGTGGTGCTGGCGGGGCCGAGCGAGGTGTAGCCCCGGTAGTAGGAACCGCCAATCTGCAACTGGCGCAGCCAGCTGCTGTAGTCCACCGGCAGCGTATAGACCAGGCGGCCGATGGTGTCGAGGTAGTTGTTGTTGTCGGCCTTGTTGGCGCCATTGCCATTGAACACGCCCAGCGAATAGGTCAGCAAGGGCGCGCGGTAGTTGTTGGTGAAATCGACATAGGGGTCGTAATCGCCGGAAACCACCAGGCCCGTCTGGCGCGTGTTCAGGCCCAGGCCGGCGACAAAACCCGCGTTGTCGATGACGGCCTTGACTTCAGGGTCCAGAGCCTGCGCATCCAGCCCGAAGGGAACGGTCTGCTGGCCCAGGGTGATGGTGCCCAGCGAATCTTCCGGGTTGCCCGATGCCGGCTGGAAGCTGTAGCGCAGATAGGCATCGGTCAGGTTGACGCCGGTCGATGAGCTGCTGGCCGTGTTCTGGCTGGTCAGGGCCAGGCGGTAGGTGAGGTTGCGGCCCTCGGCGTAGTCGCGGTAGAGGTTGCCGGCAAAGTTCAGGCCGACCGCCGAAGCATTGAAACCCCGGTTGCGCGGATCGGTCGGGCCGTTGCCGCTGGATGAGGCTGACGGCTGCGCCGCCGGATTCTGGATGTCGTAGCGGACCGTGACGGAGCCGCCGATCTTGGTGTTGCGCGTCACGCTGGGGACGTTGCGCTCCAGCAGGCGGGACTGGTCGTACTTGTAGTTTTCCAGGTCGGTGCGCATGCCCTGGATGTCGGCCTTGGTCGCCGCCGTCCGGGCATCTATGGATTCCTGGCTTTCCCCCTCAGCCGAGGATGCCGCCGCTTGCGTGGCCTGCGCGGCCGCTTGCTGTTTCGCCAGCTGGGCGCGCAGCTCGCTCACCTGCTTGGCCAACTCCTGGAGCCGAGCTTGTTCCAGCGAGGACGTGCTCGCACCCGAGTTGCTTTTTTTGAGTTCCTGAAGCTGTTTTTGCAACTCGTTGACGACGCTTTTGAGCGCCTTGATCTCGTTATTTGGCTGCGCCTGCACCGCACCACTCGACAAAGCGAGCAGCACGGCAGTGGCCAGCGCTGTTGTTTTAAAAGATGGCACCTTGAATAACCCTTGTTTGGTGGCTGAAAAAATGATTTACCGGCAAGGTTTAGCAGGATTTGTGCCATGCTTTTTCGATGGGTTTTTGCCTATTTATGCTGATTATTTAACTGCACTGTTGAGATTTAAACTCTTGGCCTGTTGATATTCAGTCATGCCGCGCCATGGATGCTTTGTGTTGTTTTAGTTGAATATTGAATATTCAAATGAAATAAAAAAATATGTATATAAAACAATGACTTATGGGATGTATTTATTTTTAAAAGAGAATTTGTTGGTTGGCATGATGGTTGCATCTTGGGTTTCTGGTTTTGCCATCTTTCGTCTGCCCGCATGCTTTTTTTGCGTGTGTTGCGGATGAGTGGTTGTATTTGAAAAGTGCATGAACTTGTGCTCGCAAATGGAGTAAGTAAATGCGTAAATCGATTTATGTTTTTGGGGGTACACGGTAATGAAGAACAAGGCGATATATCTGTCAGTCATGCTCGGCGTTCTGGCTGGGCCTGCAGTGCTGGCGCAGACCCAGGCGGTCGTTGACGCGGCCAAGTCCGCGCAAGGAGCAGCGCCCAAGGCCTGGTCGGCCTATCAGCCGGTGCAGGCGCCGCAGGCGCCCGAGGTCAGGCAAAAGGCCTGGGTGCGCACGCCCATCGACGCTTTCGTGCTGTCCCAGCTCGAAGCCAAGGGCCTCAAGCCCTCGAAGGAGGCTGACCGGGCCACCTTCATCCGGCGCGCCACGCTGGACGCCTGGGGACTCTTGCCAACGCCCGAGGAGGTCAAAACCTTCGTGGCCGACAAGTCGCCCACGGCCTATGAAAAGCTGGCCGACCGCCTGCTGGCCTCGCCGCACTATGGCGAGCGGCAAGCGCGGCGCTGGCTCGATCTGGCGCGCTACGCCGACAGCACGGGTTTTCAGAACGACAACACCCGTCCGAACAACTGGCGCTACCGCGACTATGTGATCAAGGCCTTCAACCAGGACCGGCCATTCAGCCGCTTCATCCAGGAGCAGGTGGCCGGCGACGAACTCTGGCCAGAAAGCCAGGACGCCAGGATTGCCACCGGCTTCCTGGCCGGCTACCCCGACAACCGCAACTCGCGCGACCTGGTGCAGCGCAAGTACCAGATCGAGACCGACATGACCGACCTGGTGGGCGAGACCTTCCTGGCCGCCACCGTCGGTTGCGCGCGCTGCCACAACCACAAGTCCGACAAGGTCAGCCAGAAGGAGTACTTCCAGCTGCAGGCCTTCCTGGCCAACACCGCTTTCAACGAGCAGACGCCGCTGGCCAAGGGCACTGAAACCGAATGGGACAAGGCCTACGAGCAGCAGCAGGCGGCTTACCAGGAGGCTACCAAGGACATACGCGCCAAGCAAAAGGCCATTCTCGACACCGTGCGCGAGGCCGGACGCAAGTACTACAACGAGCGTTACCTGACCGACAGCCGCGAGGCGATCTTCAAGCCCGAGGCGCAGTGGACGCCGCTGGACCGCTGGGTCAACTGGCGCAAGCAGGCCGTGGCGACCGACAATGAAATCGCAAGCTATCTGGAAGACAGTGGCACGAAACCGAGCGTTGTTTACTACAACCCCGAAAACGCAGAGAAGTGGAAGACCTTCAAGGCCCTGCGCGAAGAACTCAAGCAGTTCGACAAGATCAAGCCGGCCAAGGGGTCGAGCCAGTTCACCGCCGCGCTGGAACTGACCAAAGAAGTGCCGCCCACCCATGTGCGCTTCGGCGGCATCCACGAGCGCCCGCTCGAAGCCGTGCAGCCGGCCATTCCCGCGCTGTGGGGCGGCAAGGGAGAAGCAGCCATCACGCCGACAGCAAGCTCATCGGGCAGGCGCACGGCGCTGGCCAACTGGCTGAGCAGCGACAGCAACCCGCTGACGGCGCGCGTTTATGCCAATCGGGTCTGGGCGCAGTATTTCGACAAGGGCATCATCTCCACGGTGCAGGACTTCGGCCGCGCTGGCACCAAGCCGACGAACCCCGAGCTGCTCGACTACCTGGCCACCAACTTCGTGAAAAACGGCTGGAGCGTCAAGAAGCTGCACCGCGAAATCCTGCTGTCCAGCGTCTATCGCCAGTCGTCCGACGAGCGCCTGGACGTGGTCAAGACCGATCCGGAAAACAAGCTGCTGGCCTTCTATCCGCGCAAGCGCCTGGAGGCCGAGGTGATCCGCGACTCGCTGCTGTACGCCTCGGGCCTGCTGAGCGACAAGGTCGGTGGCCCTTCCGTGTTCCCGCCGGTGGTCAAGACCGGCGACGTGGTGGGCAAGGCGGAGGATTTCCAGGGCAACCGCGTCTGGGCTGTTTCGACCGACAAGGAAGACTGGAACCGCCGCAGCCTGTACATCTTCACGCGCCGCAGCTTCAGCTACCCGATCACGCAGAACTTCGACCCGGCCAACCCGAACCAGCCGCACCACAAGCGCGATGTGACGACCACGGCGTTGCAGGCGTTGACGCTGTTCAACAGCGAGGTGGTGTTCGACTGGTCCCAGGCCCTGGCCGGACGCGTGATCAACGAGGCGGGCGGCGACGAGACGGCGCAGATCAACCGGCTCTACCAGATCCTGTACTCACGCGAGCCCAACCAGACCGAGCGCCTCGCGCTCAAGTCTTTCCTGGCCGAGCAAAAGATCGTGGTCCAGCACAAGGCGGCCAACGGCAAGTTCGAGGTTGCCGTGCCCTCCGGCCTGAAGGACACCACGAAATTCGACCCGGTGAAGTCTGCGGCGTTTGTCGATCTGGTTCACACCGTCGCCAATTCCAACGAGTTCGCCTACCGCTTCTGACCATCAACCATTACTGACAAACGACAAGGAGATTCCCATGAGCAACGATTCCCGCCGCGACTTTATTCGTAAATCCGGGGTGTACCTCGGTGGCGCCGCCGCCATGAGCGGTGTGATCCCAGGGCTGGGCAGCTTTTCTGCCGCCCATGCGGCCGATCTGGTCGATCCCCTGGCACTCAAGGGGCCGCATTTTCCGGGCAAGATTAAGTCGGTGATCTGGCTGCACCAGGACGGCGCGCCCAGCACGCTGGACCTGTATGACTACAAGCCCGAACTGATCAAGCTGGCCGGCAAGGAGGTTCCGGCCTCCTTCCTCAAGGGCATCAAGACCAGCACCCAAGGGGGGGTCGGCAAGCTCTACGCGTCCAAGCGCGAGTGGAAGCAGCATGGCCAAAGCGGCGCCTGGTTCTCGGACCTGCTGCCCAACCTGGCCAAGCAGGCCGACAACATGACCTTCATCAAGTCCAGCGTGACGGTGGGCGCAACGCACGACATCTCGATCCTCAAGCTCAACACCGGCGATTTGAACCCCGGCCGTCCGTCCCTGGGCGCGTGGATCACTTATGCGCTGGGTTCGGCGAACAAGGATCTGCCGCCCTATGTGGTGCTGTACAACGGTGACCGCGAGCCCCAGGCCGGCTCGGTGAACTGGAGTTCGGGCTTTTTGCCGGCGGTGTACCAGGGAACGGCTTTCCGTCCGGGCGACTCCCCGATCCTGTACCTGGACCGTCCCGAGCTGCGCACGGCCCAGCAGCAGCGCAAGTCGCTCGATCTGCTCAAGCGCCTGAACTCGGCGGGCGCCGATCGCTACCCGTCCGACAGCGAGCTGCGCGCCCGCATCCAGTCCTACGAGCTGGCCGACCGCATGCAGGCCGCCGCGCCCGTCGCTGTCGATATCAGCAAGGAAAGCGCCGCCACCAAGGAGATGTACGGCCTGAACGACAAGACCAGCCAAAGCTACGGCGAGGTGCTGCTGCGCGCGCGCCGGCTGGTTGAAAACGGCGTGCGCTTCATCCAGGTGGTCTCGGCCGTCCCGCAGAGCCTGGATTCGGAGCGCCGCAACTGGGACGCCCACGACGAGCTGGAGCAAAACCACGGGCTGCTCTCGAAGATGGTGGACAAGCCAATCGCCGGCCTGCTGGCCGACCTGAAGTCGCGCGGTCTGCTCGACAGCACGCTGGTGGTCTGGGCCTCGGAATTTGGCCGCACCTCCTGGGGCGAGAGTGGCAGCGGGCGCGACCACAACCCCTGGGGCTACACCCAGTGGATGGCCGGCGGCGGCCTCAAGGCTGGGTTCACCTACGGCGAGACCGACGAGATCGGCCTGCAGACGGCCGACAAGGACAAGGCGATGGACACCTACGACCTGCACGCCACCATCCTGCACCTGATGGGCCTGGACCACATGAAAACCACCTTCCTGAACAACGGCCGCTCCGAGCGTCCGACGGTGGTGTACGGCAAGGTGGTCAAGGACCTGCTGGCCTGATCGTTTACATAGCTGAAGAAGCGGGGCGTGAGGCCCCGCTGGAAGGAATTTTTGCTTTATGCGCAAGATGCTGATCGTGATGGGCTGCCTGGTGATGCTGCTGGCGGGGGTGGTGCGCGCCGCCGGCATCGAGCTGGATACAGATCTGATGCAGACCATCGAGGACACCAACCTGAGCCTGGCTTCCAACATTGCGCTGAAGGATGCCAAGCGCAGCAAGGCCGAGGCGGCCGAGCTGCACCGTATGTTCACGCAGGTGGAGGCACATTTCGTGGCCAAGGGCGATGCGGCTGACGCAGTGGACCTGTCCAAGAAGAGCAAGGACTGGGCCGGCGAGATTGTCAAATCAGTCGATTCCCAGCAGTTTGACCACGCTGCGGAACTGGCCGGAAACATCTCCAGGGCCTGCAAGACTTGCCACAACTTCTACAAGAAGTCCTGAAGTCAAGGACCGCTTGTGAAAACCCTGTTTTACAGCCTGCTGGTGTCGGCCTGCCTGCTGCCCTCTGTGATGGCGGCAACCCCTGCCGGCAAGGCGCGGGCGGCTGATGCGGCGCCGGCCAGGTCGCTGCCCGTCAAGGGCGATCCGGTGCTGGGCCGCGAGAAGGCCGACGCGGAGCGCTGCATGGAGTGTCATGGCGTGGACGGCCATGGCGCCGGCCATTCCAATGGGCCGGAAGGCAAGTTCGCCAAGCTCGCGGGTCAGTACCCGGATTACATCCTCAAGCAGATCCGGGACTTCCGTTCCGGCGCGCGCAAGCACGACCAGATGCAGATCATGGCCCGCAGCGTGTCCGACGAGGACATGCGCGACATCGCCGCCTATTTCGCCAGCCAGCCGGCCATGAATGCGCAGGACGGTGAGCGCCATGCGCTGGGGAAATCGCTGTACGAGAACGGCGATCCTGCGCGTGGCGTCGTGGCCTGCAGCAGCTGCCATGGTGTCAAAGGCAAGGGCCTGGCCGTCAGCCCGCTGACGCCGGTGATAGGCGGGCAGGAATGGCGCTACCTCGACCAGCAACTGCGCGACTGGCGTTCGGGCGAGCGGCGCAACAGCGATGGCGGCGTCATGAGCCAGGCCACCAAGGCGCTGACCGAGGCTGAAATCGAAGCCCTGGCGAATTACCTCTCGGGTATCTGAATCACTTTTTGAACGAACTGGAAGAACAACCATGAACCACTGGATTTTCAAGGCGGCCCTGCCCGCGCTCATGTCCGCACTGCTGGCCCTGCCGGCGGCTGCCGCCCTGAAAGAAGGCGATGCGGCGCCGGACTTCAGGCTGAAGGCGTCCCTGGCCGGCAAGGAGTTCAATTACTCGCTGAAGGATGCCATCAGCAAAGGCCCGGTCGTGGTCTATTTCTACCCTTC
This DNA window, taken from Polaromonas hydrogenivorans, encodes the following:
- a CDS encoding DUF1501 domain-containing protein — translated: MSNDSRRDFIRKSGVYLGGAAAMSGVIPGLGSFSAAHAADLVDPLALKGPHFPGKIKSVIWLHQDGAPSTLDLYDYKPELIKLAGKEVPASFLKGIKTSTQGGVGKLYASKREWKQHGQSGAWFSDLLPNLAKQADNMTFIKSSVTVGATHDISILKLNTGDLNPGRPSLGAWITYALGSANKDLPPYVVLYNGDREPQAGSVNWSSGFLPAVYQGTAFRPGDSPILYLDRPELRTAQQQRKSLDLLKRLNSAGADRYPSDSELRARIQSYELADRMQAAAPVAVDISKESAATKEMYGLNDKTSQSYGEVLLRARRLVENGVRFIQVVSAVPQSLDSERRNWDAHDELEQNHGLLSKMVDKPIAGLLADLKSRGLLDSTLVVWASEFGRTSWGESGSGRDHNPWGYTQWMAGGGLKAGFTYGETDEIGLQTADKDKAMDTYDLHATILHLMGLDHMKTTFLNNGRSERPTVVYGKVVKDLLA
- a CDS encoding c-type cytochrome; the protein is MKTLFYSLLVSACLLPSVMAATPAGKARAADAAPARSLPVKGDPVLGREKADAERCMECHGVDGHGAGHSNGPEGKFAKLAGQYPDYILKQIRDFRSGARKHDQMQIMARSVSDEDMRDIAAYFASQPAMNAQDGERHALGKSLYENGDPARGVVACSSCHGVKGKGLAVSPLTPVIGGQEWRYLDQQLRDWRSGERRNSDGGVMSQATKALTEAEIEALANYLSGI